In a single window of the Candidatus Tisiphia endosymbiont of Nemotelus nigrinus genome:
- a CDS encoding SPFH domain-containing protein: MEYILLVCSIVAILVIMQMVKVVPQQQAWIVEKFGKFDRVLQPGLNILIPVIQRVAYKHTLKEEAIDVTAQTAISNDNVTLLIDGVLYVKIVDPVAASYGVNSPYYAITQLAQTTMRSEIGKLPLDRTFEERETLNIAIVSAINQAAVNWGIQCMRYEIKDIQPPQTILKAMELQVAAERQKRAQILESEGNRQAKINHAEGEKAQVVLNSEASYIDQVNRAKGEAEAIGLVAMATAKSIELIAASIQKSGGNDAVSLKIAEQYISAFGELAKDSNTVILPANLSEPGSFITQALSIFDQLKSVSDKKLPKESSMKKKLSAGE, from the coding sequence ATGGAATATATATTATTAGTTTGTAGTATCGTGGCGATTCTTGTTATTATGCAGATGGTTAAGGTTGTACCACAACAGCAAGCATGGATTGTTGAAAAATTTGGAAAATTTGATAGGGTTTTGCAGCCTGGCTTGAATATTTTGATACCAGTGATTCAGAGAGTAGCCTATAAACACACTCTGAAGGAAGAAGCGATTGATGTGACTGCTCAAACAGCCATTTCCAATGATAATGTTACGTTATTAATAGATGGTGTTTTATATGTAAAAATTGTCGATCCAGTTGCCGCATCTTATGGGGTTAATAGTCCATATTATGCCATCACCCAGCTTGCGCAAACTACCATGCGTTCAGAAATAGGTAAGTTACCATTAGATAGAACTTTTGAAGAACGAGAAACCTTAAACATCGCTATTGTCTCTGCTATTAACCAAGCTGCAGTGAATTGGGGGATACAATGTATGCGTTATGAAATTAAAGATATTCAACCACCACAAACAATACTTAAAGCGATGGAATTACAAGTTGCAGCAGAACGTCAGAAACGAGCTCAAATTTTGGAGTCAGAAGGTAATAGACAAGCAAAAATAAACCATGCTGAGGGTGAAAAAGCTCAAGTTGTATTAAATTCTGAAGCTTCCTATATTGACCAAGTAAATAGGGCTAAGGGTGAGGCTGAAGCAATAGGATTAGTTGCTATGGCTACTGCTAAAAGTATTGAGCTTATAGCTGCCTCTATTCAAAAATCCGGAGGCAATGATGCAGTATCTTTAAAAATAGCTGAACAATATATATCTGCTTTTGGCGAGTTAGCCAAAGATAGTAATACAGTAATTCTACCGGCAAATCTTTCTGAACCAGGAAGTTTTATAACTCAAGCTCTAAGTATTTTTGATCAGCTGAAATCAGTGAGTGATAAAAAATTGCCTAAGGAATCATCTATGAAGAAAAAACTTAGTGCTGGTGAATAA